The DNA window GCAGCGTCCGAGGGGTTCAGCCAGTAGTAATTCGCCTGCTGACCGTCGGGTCGCTCGACGACATCGTAGCCCGCCTCGAAAAACGGTGTTTCCCACGCGACGACGGCCTCGTGGACCGGCCAGTCAGGGTCGGATCGCTCCCACGGCTCGGTCGTCACAACAGCCCGTCCTCGCGGGCGAGCAGGAGCCCCTCGATCGTGGCGTCGTTCGCTGGCTCCGCACGCGCGACCGCGAGCGCCTCGTCGACCGGGATCGACGTGACAGTGAGGAACTCGTTGTCGTCGAGGTCGCGCTCGGTGGGTGTCAGTCCCTCGGCGAACGCGATCGCCCGGCGGTGGCGGAGCACGCCCGTCGCGACCCAGAACTCCTCCAGGATCGAGACGCCGGCAGGATCGAACCCGGTCTCCTCTCGGAGTTCGCGTGCGGCGGCCGTGCTCGCGGATTCGCCGTCCTCGACGATTCCGGCAGGGAGTTCGAGGCACTGCTCGCCGATCGCGGGGCGGTACTGGTCGACGAAAACGATCTCGTCGTCGGCGAGTGCGACCACGACCACTGCCGGCGGGAGTTCGGCCCAGTAGTATTTTTTCGTACTGCCGTCGGGCTGTTCGACCAGATCGTACCCGCCGGTGTACCAACCGGTCTCGTACTCTACGACGGACTCGACGACCGGCCAATCGTGCTCCGCGCGCTCGCTCATGGCCCACCCTGCGTTCGGGGGGCGCTAAACGATGACGTTCCCGGTCAGCGCGAGTGTCGAATCGGACCGTATACTCTCGAACGGACGGGTCTGAACGGTATACTCGTCGTACTCGGTGATGATTACTGACTCCTCCAGGCGAATCACGTCGCAAACGAGAACCGCAGGCCACACCCTCCCCAACCGATTCGCTCACTCGCTTCGCTCGTTCGCTCATCCACCGTCAGAGCTCCGCTCTGACGAGCCTGCACTCGCTCCGCTCGTACAGACCTCGCGCGCGAGTCGCGCACTTCGTGCGCTCCCGCGCGCCGACCGCACCCGGAACCTGGCGGTTTCCGTCCTGGTGCTTCAGAGTTCATCACGGTAGAGCCGCCCGAACGCCTGTCTACGGAGGGTTTCGATCGCTGCGCGTTCCTCGTCGGCGAACGTTGCGGCCACGGCGCGGTCGGCGAACGGGGCGGCGTGCCACGCCACGCGGTCGACGTTCTCGTTGCCGGCGACCGTCGCCTCGTAGTCGGGATGGTCCTCGCGCCACGCATCGAACTCCTCGCGCGAGCCGACGTGGACTTCGAGCGACGTGGCGAACAGCGCGTTCCGCGCGCGCTCTACCACCTCGCCCGTCACCCGCTCGTCGTATTCGTCCTTGGGGAACTCCATCGCGGTCGCCACCTCCCGGACCACCGTTTGAGCGGTCGGCCCGAGCGCGTCGAACCGCTCTCTCGCTTCCGTGGCCGTTTCCGGCGCAAACCGCCCCTCGGTGTGCATGGCGGCGGTTCGACCGGCGAACAGTTACCCGTTTTCGTCTCCGCTCGCGTCCGCTGTGTCGTCGGCCACGTCGCGATCGTCGGTTGTGTCGACCGCGTCAGAAACGTCGTCCGATTCGTTCGCCTGTCGCGTCATCTCACGTGCCTTCTCGACGGCTGTGGCGGTTTCGGGGTCGAG is part of the Halococcus salifodinae DSM 8989 genome and encodes:
- a CDS encoding DUF5809 family protein, with translation MHTEGRFAPETATEARERFDALGPTAQTVVREVATAMEFPKDEYDERVTGEVVERARNALFATSLEVHVGSREEFDAWREDHPDYEATVAGNENVDRVAWHAAPFADRAVAATFADEERAAIETLRRQAFGRLYRDEL
- a CDS encoding NUDIX hydrolase, whose amino-acid sequence is MSERAEHDWPVVESVVEYETGWYTGGYDLVEQPDGSTKKYYWAELPPAVVVVALADDEIVFVDQYRPAIGEQCLELPAGIVEDGESASTAAARELREETGFDPAGVSILEEFWVATGVLRHRRAIAFAEGLTPTERDLDDNEFLTVTSIPVDEALAVARAEPANDATIEGLLLAREDGLL